The Nesterenkonia xinjiangensis genome contains a region encoding:
- the sufB gene encoding Fe-S cluster assembly protein SufB gives MTEQIQRTEDPGVISEILEKNPELNGIGAYEYGWSDSDTAGANAKRGLDVSVVEDISSKKSEPEWILKLRKKGLKYFQRKPQPMWGADLSGIDFDNIKYFVRSTEKQARTWEDLPEDIRNTYERLGIPEAERGRLVAGVAAQYESEVVYHQIREDLEAQGVIFMDTDTALKEHPEFFEEYFGSVIPVGDNKFAALNTAVWSGGSFVYVPKGVKVEIPLQAYFRINTENMGQFERTLIIADEDSYVHYIEGCTAPIYDTDSLHSAVVEIVVKKNARVRYTTIQNWSNNVYNLVTKRAVVDAGGTMEWIDGNIGSKVTMKYPAVYLTGEHAKGETLSLAFAGEGQHQDTGSKMVHMAPHTSSSIVSKSVARNGGRASYRGLIQINEGAEHSANSVVCDALLVDTISKTDTYPYIDIREDDVTLGHEATVSKVSEDQLFYLMARGLAEDEAMAMIVRGFIEPIARELPMEYALELNRLIELQMEGSVG, from the coding sequence ATGACCGAGCAGATCCAGCGCACCGAGGACCCGGGTGTCATCTCCGAGATCCTTGAGAAGAATCCGGAGCTGAACGGGATCGGCGCCTACGAGTACGGCTGGTCCGACTCCGACACCGCAGGGGCCAACGCCAAGCGCGGCCTCGATGTGAGCGTCGTCGAGGACATCTCCTCCAAGAAGTCCGAGCCGGAGTGGATCCTCAAGCTGCGCAAGAAGGGCCTGAAGTACTTCCAGCGCAAGCCGCAGCCGATGTGGGGAGCGGACCTCTCGGGGATCGACTTCGACAACATCAAGTACTTCGTCCGCTCCACCGAGAAGCAGGCCCGTACCTGGGAGGACCTGCCCGAGGACATCCGCAACACCTACGAGCGGCTCGGCATCCCCGAGGCGGAGCGTGGGCGCCTGGTCGCCGGTGTCGCCGCCCAGTACGAGTCGGAGGTCGTCTACCACCAGATCCGTGAGGACCTGGAGGCTCAGGGCGTCATCTTCATGGACACCGACACCGCTCTGAAGGAGCACCCGGAGTTCTTCGAGGAGTACTTCGGCTCCGTGATCCCGGTCGGCGACAACAAGTTCGCCGCACTGAACACGGCCGTGTGGTCCGGCGGCTCCTTCGTCTACGTGCCCAAGGGCGTGAAGGTGGAGATCCCGCTCCAGGCCTACTTCCGCATCAACACCGAGAACATGGGCCAGTTCGAGCGGACGCTGATCATCGCCGACGAGGACTCCTACGTCCACTACATCGAAGGCTGCACCGCGCCGATCTACGACACCGATTCGCTGCATTCGGCCGTGGTGGAGATCGTGGTCAAGAAGAACGCCCGAGTCCGTTACACGACCATCCAGAACTGGTCCAACAACGTGTACAACCTGGTCACCAAGCGTGCCGTGGTCGACGCCGGCGGGACCATGGAGTGGATCGACGGCAACATCGGCTCCAAGGTCACCATGAAGTACCCGGCGGTGTACCTCACCGGTGAGCACGCCAAGGGTGAGACCCTCTCCCTGGCCTTCGCCGGCGAAGGCCAGCACCAGGACACCGGGTCCAAGATGGTCCACATGGCCCCGCACACCTCGAGCTCCATCGTCTCGAAGTCGGTGGCCCGCAACGGCGGCCGCGCCTCCTACCGTGGCCTGATCCAGATCAACGAGGGCGCCGAGCACTCGGCGAACTCCGTGGTCTGCGACGCGCTGCTGGTGGACACGATCTCCAAAACCGACACGTACCCGTACATCGACATCCGCGAGGACGACGTCACCCTCGGCCATGAGGCGACGGTCTCCAAGGTCTCCGAGGACCAGCTGTTCTACCTGATGGCTCGCGGGCTGGCCGAGGACGAGGCCATGGCGATGATCGTGCGAGGCTTCATCGAGCCGATCGCCCGTGAGCTGCCGATGGAGTACGCCCTCGAGCTCAACCGCCTCATCGAGCTGCAGATGGAAGGCTCTGTGGGCTGA
- a CDS encoding helix-turn-helix transcriptional regulator: protein MYSSRNSEEPELVSSDAGRDGDGTTRERVLQLVVEEGPISAAALGRRLDLTAAAVRRHLDAMAEQGIVEIKNVTSRRKGAGRPSRRYVISQRGQEALGDDYLSLTRRALEVLGDSVGEEAPRALAAAYFADHEERYREQLAGVEDLDERTEKLAELFNADGFAGFTRKVGRDNPLMAMQSTQLCQGHCPVREIAEAHPVFCEEETEMISRLLEVDVRRLSTQASGAHVCTTHVPVGRERLAAEQRARRVASEDPQDPTSRPASAGPRLSGGGRKRIVISPRQQERLS, encoded by the coding sequence ATGTATTCGAGCCGGAACTCCGAAGAGCCCGAGCTGGTGTCCTCCGACGCCGGTCGGGACGGCGACGGCACCACCCGCGAGCGGGTGCTGCAGCTCGTCGTCGAGGAGGGTCCCATCAGTGCCGCGGCCCTGGGTCGGCGGCTCGACCTGACGGCGGCGGCTGTGCGCCGTCACCTCGACGCCATGGCCGAGCAGGGCATCGTGGAGATCAAGAACGTCACCTCGCGCCGCAAGGGCGCCGGCCGTCCCTCCCGTCGATATGTCATCTCACAGCGCGGCCAGGAGGCCCTCGGTGACGATTATCTCTCGCTGACCCGCCGTGCTCTCGAGGTGCTCGGGGACTCTGTGGGCGAGGAGGCTCCTCGCGCGCTGGCCGCGGCGTACTTCGCTGACCATGAGGAGCGCTACCGGGAGCAGCTCGCCGGAGTGGAGGACCTCGACGAGCGCACCGAGAAGCTCGCCGAGCTCTTCAACGCCGACGGCTTCGCCGGATTCACCCGCAAGGTGGGCCGCGACAACCCCCTGATGGCCATGCAGTCCACCCAGCTCTGTCAGGGCCACTGCCCCGTCCGGGAAATAGCAGAGGCGCATCCGGTGTTCTGTGAGGAAGAGACCGAGATGATCTCTCGACTTCTCGAGGTCGATGTCCGGCGTCTCTCCACCCAGGCCTCCGGGGCTCATGTCTGCACGACACATGTCCCGGTCGGCCGCGAGCGGCTCGCCGCCGAGCAGCGGGCCCGGCGCGTCGCGTCGGAGGACCCGCAGGACCCCACGTCACGCCCCGCCTCCGCAGGCCCCCGCCTGTCCGGCGGCGGGCGCAAGAGAATCGTCATCTCCCCCCGTCAACAAGAGAGGTTGTCATGA
- a CDS encoding ABC transporter ATP-binding protein, which translates to MPQQSLCLSLRQVRYAVGSARSRAGVQEILRGVDFTARRGEVTVLLGPNGAGKTTALGCAQGLLRPSQGAVSLLGEDPWHGSAALRARVGVMLQDGGLPQAVRPRILLEHVARLHSTPWPLDDLVERLDMADFMTTSIRRLSGGQRQRVALAASLIGSPEAVFLDEPSAGLDPQSRQMTFELITHLRDRGLGIVLTTHLLEEAQRLADSVHILKDGVVVRHGTVAELTEDGRSRRLLFVSPRTLTRAELDAAPTPVSLDGGADNEPGARWAVGAIAGPEDLHRLTAWWEHIDLMPGEVSFEARTLEDVFWEVSVS; encoded by the coding sequence GTGCCCCAGCAATCTCTCTGCCTCAGCCTGCGCCAGGTCCGGTACGCCGTCGGCTCCGCCCGCTCACGGGCCGGGGTTCAGGAGATCCTGCGCGGCGTCGACTTCACCGCCCGCCGAGGCGAGGTGACCGTGCTCCTGGGCCCCAATGGTGCAGGAAAGACCACCGCCCTGGGGTGCGCGCAGGGCCTGCTGCGTCCGTCGCAGGGCGCCGTGAGCCTGCTGGGAGAGGACCCCTGGCACGGCTCCGCGGCGCTGCGCGCCCGCGTCGGCGTGATGCTCCAGGACGGCGGCCTCCCCCAGGCCGTCCGCCCGCGGATCCTCCTGGAGCACGTGGCCAGACTGCACAGCACCCCCTGGCCCCTCGACGACCTCGTCGAACGGCTCGACATGGCCGACTTCATGACCACCTCGATCCGCCGCCTCTCAGGCGGACAGCGCCAGCGCGTGGCCCTGGCCGCGAGCCTGATCGGCAGCCCTGAGGCCGTCTTCCTCGACGAGCCCTCGGCGGGGCTGGACCCGCAGTCGCGGCAGATGACCTTCGAGCTGATCACGCATCTGCGCGACAGAGGCCTGGGTATCGTGCTCACCACACATCTGCTCGAGGAGGCCCAGAGGCTCGCCGACTCGGTCCACATCCTCAAGGACGGTGTCGTGGTCCGCCACGGCACCGTCGCCGAGCTCACCGAGGACGGCCGCAGCCGCCGCCTGCTCTTCGTCTCTCCGCGCACGCTCACCCGGGCGGAGCTCGACGCCGCCCCGACGCCGGTGTCGCTCGACGGCGGCGCGGACAACGAGCCCGGCGCCCGCTGGGCCGTCGGCGCCATCGCCGGACCCGAGGACCTCCACCGGCTGACCGCCTGGTGGGAGCACATCGATCTGATGCCCGGCGAGGTCTCCTTCGAGGCCCGCACTCTGGAGGACGTCTTCTGGGAGGTGTCCGTCTCATGA
- a CDS encoding ABC transporter permease — protein sequence MSLQTASPAPAARRILAHGAYETRNVLRNGEQLLVSVILPLLVLVGAHRLDLVAGSAADGLTVPSIDVITPGVLALAVMASAFTGQGIAAGFERQYGVLAYLSTTPLGPTGLILGKAVAVACVVAIQVVVIGTAGLVLGWQPSPGGLAWLLIFLLLGATAFTALGLLLAGTVRAEATLAVTNILWVLLGAAGGAVFPLHHEGPGVLLLLLPSAALGEGLRAATIDGALAPVPALVLASWSVLAVLAARRWFQWR from the coding sequence ATGAGTCTCCAGACCGCCAGCCCGGCCCCCGCGGCACGCCGGATCCTCGCCCACGGCGCCTACGAGACCCGCAACGTGCTGCGCAACGGCGAGCAGCTGCTCGTCTCGGTGATCCTGCCGCTGCTCGTGCTCGTCGGAGCGCACCGCCTGGACCTGGTCGCCGGCAGTGCCGCGGACGGGCTCACCGTGCCCAGCATCGACGTCATCACCCCCGGCGTCCTGGCCCTGGCGGTGATGGCCTCGGCCTTCACCGGTCAGGGCATCGCCGCCGGCTTCGAACGGCAGTACGGAGTGCTGGCCTATCTGTCCACCACGCCCCTGGGCCCGACCGGCCTCATCCTGGGAAAGGCGGTGGCCGTGGCCTGCGTGGTGGCGATCCAGGTGGTCGTGATCGGCACCGCCGGTCTGGTGCTGGGCTGGCAGCCCTCCCCCGGCGGCCTGGCCTGGCTGCTGATCTTCCTGCTGCTGGGCGCCACAGCGTTCACCGCGCTGGGGCTCCTGCTGGCGGGCACCGTGCGCGCGGAGGCCACTCTGGCGGTCACCAACATCCTCTGGGTGCTGCTCGGCGCCGCCGGCGGCGCCGTCTTCCCCCTGCACCATGAGGGTCCCGGCGTCCTGCTCCTCCTCCTGCCCTCCGCCGCACTGGGAGAGGGACTCCGCGCGGCCACGATCGACGGGGCCCTCGCCCCGGTCCCTGCACTCGTCCTGGCGAGCTGGTCCGTGCTCGCCGTCCTCGCCGCACGAAGGTGGTTCCAATGGCGCTGA
- a CDS encoding COX15/CtaA family protein, whose amino-acid sequence MALTDSLTSRLPTRITRTTRILAIATLISNIGIMITGGAVRLTASGLGCPEWPRCTPDSWVSTPEMGMHGAIEFGNRLLTYVLIAISLAMFLALVRLWDSHRPLVVRALLIGLGIPLQGVIGGITVWTNLNPWVVGLHFVLSSVLVMLAAQLLHRVTLELHHDGATGRPLVDGATDSVTTAMAPVVLAASWAAVILGTIVTGTGPHAGDPGAPRHDFDADLVTRLHVVPVYVLCAAAVAIMLRQRRLQASPAQKKAAWWLVTVILAQGTIGYIQHFTGLPILLVLFHMLGSALLIATATMVFDRLRASYRTRGLEGASAEDVVSR is encoded by the coding sequence ATGGCGCTGACCGACTCCCTCACCAGCCGTCTCCCCACACGGATCACGCGCACCACGCGGATCCTGGCCATCGCCACGCTGATCTCCAACATCGGCATCATGATCACCGGCGGGGCCGTGAGGCTCACCGCCTCCGGCCTGGGTTGCCCGGAATGGCCGCGGTGCACTCCGGACTCCTGGGTCTCCACCCCCGAGATGGGCATGCACGGGGCCATCGAGTTCGGCAACCGGCTGCTGACCTATGTCCTGATCGCCATCAGCCTGGCCATGTTCCTGGCCCTCGTGAGGCTCTGGGACAGCCATCGGCCCCTGGTCGTCCGAGCTCTGCTGATCGGCCTGGGCATCCCGCTGCAGGGGGTCATCGGCGGGATCACCGTCTGGACCAACCTCAACCCCTGGGTCGTGGGACTGCACTTCGTGCTGTCCTCGGTGCTGGTGATGCTGGCCGCCCAGCTGCTCCACCGGGTCACCCTCGAGCTTCACCATGACGGGGCCACCGGGCGCCCACTCGTCGACGGCGCCACCGATTCCGTGACCACGGCCATGGCTCCGGTGGTCCTCGCCGCCAGCTGGGCCGCCGTCATCCTGGGCACCATCGTCACCGGCACCGGGCCGCACGCGGGAGACCCGGGCGCGCCACGCCACGACTTCGACGCCGACCTGGTGACCCGGCTTCATGTGGTCCCCGTCTATGTGCTGTGCGCCGCCGCCGTCGCGATCATGCTGCGCCAGCGTCGGCTGCAGGCCTCACCGGCGCAGAAGAAGGCCGCCTGGTGGCTGGTCACGGTCATCCTGGCCCAGGGCACCATCGGCTACATCCAGCATTTCACCGGGCTGCCGATCCTGCTGGTGCTCTTTCACATGCTGGGGTCCGCGCTGCTCATCGCCACCGCCACGATGGTCTTCGACCGACTCCGAGCCAGCTATCGGACCCGCGGCCTGGAGGGTGCGTCCGCCGAGGACGTCGTGTCACGCTGA
- a CDS encoding RDD family protein translates to MAASRDPRPGHSEEPDGGIGDRWPGDRLGLPERGPGSLAPFGRRVLALLIDWGIALLISTMWFDADPIVTLLIFAAMHIILIGLLGVTIGKRLVRIQVVRGARAPGPLWATVRTLLLLVVIPAIVFGPDGRAGHDRAAGTTQLRM, encoded by the coding sequence GTGGCAGCCAGTCGAGACCCGCGTCCTGGGCATTCTGAGGAGCCCGACGGAGGCATTGGGGACAGGTGGCCCGGGGACCGCCTGGGGCTGCCGGAGCGCGGGCCAGGCAGCCTGGCCCCCTTCGGGCGGAGGGTGCTGGCCCTGCTGATCGACTGGGGCATCGCCCTGCTGATCTCCACCATGTGGTTCGACGCGGACCCGATCGTCACGCTGCTCATCTTCGCGGCGATGCACATCATCCTCATCGGCCTGCTGGGGGTGACCATCGGCAAGCGACTGGTCCGGATCCAGGTGGTGCGCGGTGCTCGGGCCCCCGGACCCCTGTGGGCCACGGTGCGGACGCTGCTGTTGCTCGTGGTCATCCCGGCGATCGTGTTCGGCCCGGATGGACGCGCAGGGCATGACCGTGCGGCCGGGACCACGCAGTTGAGGATGTGA
- the glnA gene encoding type I glutamate--ammonia ligase has product MFSNPEEVLKFIQEEDVKFVDIRFTDLPGSQHHFNVPAKTVDLDFFENGQLFDGSSIRGFQGIEESDMQLLPDVATAFIDEYRVEKTLAMNFSIVNPRTGEPYVRDPRGVAQKAEEYLASSGIADTAFFGAEAEFFVFDDVKWQSSPQASFYAVDAEEANWNSAEEISGGNMGHKLATKGGYFPVSPQDKTADLRDAICVAMDNVGLEVERSHHEVAAPGQQEINYKFNTLVHAADDVQKFKYVVKNTADQFGKSATFMPKPIFEENGSGMHCHQSLWKDGEPLFFDEKGYANLSDTARWYIGGLLKHAHAVLAFTNPTVNSYKRLVKGYEAPVSLVYSQGNRSASIRIPITGANPKAKRLEFRAPDASGNPYLAFAAQMMAGLDGIRNRIEPHEPVDKDLYELPAEELATIPQAPGSLDEALEALENDYEFLLEGGVFTEEIVKTWIAYKREEEILPLNLRPNPYEFELYYSV; this is encoded by the coding sequence ATGTTCAGCAATCCCGAAGAAGTCCTGAAGTTCATCCAGGAGGAGGACGTCAAGTTCGTCGACATCCGCTTCACCGACCTTCCTGGCAGCCAGCACCACTTCAACGTCCCGGCCAAGACTGTCGACCTCGACTTCTTCGAGAACGGCCAGCTGTTCGACGGCTCCTCGATCCGTGGATTCCAGGGCATCGAAGAGTCTGATATGCAGCTGCTCCCCGACGTCGCGACCGCGTTCATCGACGAGTACCGCGTCGAGAAGACCCTGGCGATGAACTTCTCGATCGTCAACCCGCGCACCGGGGAGCCCTATGTCCGCGACCCGCGCGGCGTCGCGCAGAAGGCCGAGGAGTACCTGGCGTCCTCCGGCATCGCCGACACCGCCTTCTTCGGCGCCGAGGCAGAGTTCTTCGTCTTCGACGACGTGAAGTGGCAGTCCTCCCCGCAGGCGTCCTTCTACGCCGTGGACGCCGAGGAGGCCAACTGGAACTCCGCGGAAGAGATCAGCGGCGGCAACATGGGCCACAAGCTCGCCACCAAGGGCGGATACTTCCCGGTCTCCCCGCAGGACAAGACCGCCGACCTCCGTGACGCGATCTGCGTGGCCATGGACAACGTCGGCCTCGAGGTCGAGCGCTCGCACCACGAGGTCGCAGCCCCGGGCCAGCAGGAGATCAACTACAAGTTCAACACCTTGGTCCACGCGGCCGACGACGTGCAGAAGTTCAAGTACGTGGTCAAGAACACCGCTGACCAGTTCGGCAAGTCCGCGACCTTCATGCCCAAGCCGATCTTCGAGGAGAACGGCTCCGGCATGCACTGCCACCAGTCGCTGTGGAAGGACGGCGAGCCGCTGTTCTTCGACGAGAAGGGCTATGCGAACCTCTCGGACACGGCTCGCTGGTACATCGGTGGTCTGCTGAAGCACGCCCACGCGGTGCTCGCGTTCACGAACCCGACCGTGAACTCCTACAAGCGACTGGTCAAGGGCTATGAGGCTCCGGTCTCCCTGGTGTACTCGCAGGGCAACCGCTCGGCCTCCATCCGCATCCCGATCACCGGCGCCAACCCGAAGGCCAAGCGCCTCGAGTTCCGCGCCCCGGACGCCTCGGGCAACCCCTACCTGGCCTTCGCGGCGCAGATGATGGCGGGCCTGGACGGCATCCGGAACCGCATCGAGCCGCACGAGCCGGTCGACAAGGACCTCTACGAGCTGCCCGCCGAGGAGCTCGCCACCATCCCGCAGGCCCCCGGCTCGCTGGACGAGGCCCTCGAGGCGCTGGAGAACGACTACGAGTTCCTGCTCGAAGGCGGGGTGTTCACCGAGGAGATCGTCAAGACCTGGATCGCGTACAAGCGCGAGGAGGAGATCCTCCCGCTGAACCTGCGCCCGAACCCCTACGAGTTCGAGCTCTACTACTCGGTCTGA
- a CDS encoding N(5)-(carboxyethyl)ornithine synthase yields MGTSTKENEFRLPLHPDHLGRLDESIRSRITLEHGYGQRFGRTDDDLGELVGGFAPRDELIATSDVVLMPKPQHEDVALMREGQVLWAWTHCVQDPGITQLAIDEGLTLIAFEAMHHWTADGAVGLHVFHKNNELAGYSSVLHALQLTGSTGDYGRPLSAVVIGFGATARGAVTALNAHGVHDVHVLTNRGVAAVGSPIHSVRIRQFEHDRDGAHLSEVITDEGRMPLAAFLARADIVVNCTLQDTAAPLTYLTHDDLARFRPGSLIVDVSCDEGMGFEWARPTSFIDPIFTVGENVIYYGVDHSPSYLWNSATWENSLALLGFVPTVLDGPEAWEGDETIGRAIEIRDGHVINPQILAFQGRAAEHPHPVG; encoded by the coding sequence GTGGGTACCTCGACCAAGGAGAACGAATTCCGCCTTCCGCTGCATCCCGATCACCTGGGGCGACTGGACGAATCGATCCGGTCCCGCATCACTCTGGAGCACGGGTACGGGCAGCGGTTCGGCCGCACCGATGATGATCTGGGCGAACTCGTCGGCGGCTTCGCGCCGCGGGACGAGCTGATCGCGACCTCCGACGTCGTGCTGATGCCCAAGCCCCAGCATGAGGACGTGGCGCTGATGCGCGAGGGCCAGGTGCTCTGGGCCTGGACCCACTGCGTTCAGGACCCGGGGATCACGCAGCTGGCGATCGACGAGGGCCTGACACTGATCGCCTTCGAGGCCATGCATCATTGGACCGCCGACGGCGCGGTGGGACTTCATGTGTTCCACAAGAACAACGAGCTCGCCGGATACAGCTCGGTCCTTCATGCCCTGCAGCTGACAGGATCCACCGGTGACTACGGACGCCCGCTGAGCGCCGTCGTCATCGGATTCGGTGCGACCGCCCGAGGGGCGGTCACGGCGCTCAACGCACACGGCGTGCATGATGTCCATGTGCTGACCAACCGCGGTGTCGCGGCCGTCGGGTCACCGATCCACTCGGTCCGGATCCGGCAGTTCGAGCACGACCGCGACGGCGCACACCTCTCCGAGGTCATCACCGACGAGGGCCGCATGCCGCTGGCGGCGTTTCTGGCGCGTGCTGACATCGTGGTCAACTGCACCCTGCAGGACACGGCCGCACCGTTGACGTACCTGACCCACGACGACCTCGCCCGTTTCCGTCCCGGAAGTCTGATCGTGGACGTGTCCTGCGACGAAGGGATGGGTTTCGAATGGGCGCGGCCGACCTCGTTCATCGACCCGATCTTCACCGTGGGGGAGAACGTCATCTACTACGGAGTGGACCACAGCCCGTCCTATCTGTGGAACTCCGCGACCTGGGAGAACAGCCTCGCGCTGCTCGGGTTCGTGCCGACGGTGCTGGACGGGCCGGAGGCCTGGGAGGGGGACGAGACGATCGGCCGCGCGATCGAGATCCGCGACGGCCACGTCATCAACCCTCAGATCCTGGCGTTCCAGGGTCGCGCCGCAGAGCACCCTCATCCGGTCGGCTGA
- a CDS encoding LLM class flavin-dependent oxidoreductase gives MPASRPLSLLDLATVRGSESIADGIARSRRLARTADGLGYSRLWFAEHHNMPHIASSATALMIQHIAAATSTIRVGSGGIMLPNHTPLVIAEQFGMLETLFPGRIDLGLGRAPGTDGATMRALRRDGTEADRFESDIMELNGYLAGYSRIPGVHAYPGHATRVPMYVLGSSLFGAQLAAKLGLPYAFASHFAPQMLVQAADVYRSSFDASTSLLGPDARPHFIAAANVIAHDDGDIARAQRQAAEDSWIRNMLGRNRTLSDDDVVMLRDHPAGQQVLGMLSRTVAGTAEEVIDWLDTFAEEASADELMLVNLAPQEDVQHRSLELLAPQASA, from the coding sequence GTGCCTGCATCCCGTCCGCTGTCCCTGCTGGATCTGGCGACCGTCCGAGGCTCGGAGAGCATCGCGGACGGCATCGCCCGCAGTCGGCGTCTGGCCCGCACCGCCGACGGACTCGGCTACTCCCGGCTCTGGTTCGCCGAACACCACAACATGCCGCACATCGCCTCCTCAGCAACCGCGCTGATGATCCAGCACATCGCCGCCGCGACGTCGACCATCCGCGTCGGGTCGGGAGGGATCATGCTGCCCAACCACACACCGCTGGTCATCGCCGAGCAGTTCGGCATGCTCGAGACGCTGTTTCCTGGAAGGATCGACCTGGGACTGGGGCGGGCACCCGGCACCGACGGCGCCACCATGCGGGCGCTGCGGCGCGACGGCACCGAGGCAGACCGTTTCGAGTCCGACATCATGGAGCTCAACGGCTACCTGGCCGGATACTCCCGGATCCCCGGGGTCCATGCGTATCCCGGCCATGCGACCAGGGTCCCCATGTACGTCCTGGGCTCTTCGCTGTTCGGCGCCCAGCTGGCTGCCAAGCTCGGTCTGCCCTACGCCTTCGCTTCCCACTTCGCCCCGCAGATGCTAGTCCAGGCCGCCGACGTCTACCGCTCATCGTTCGACGCCTCCACATCGCTGCTGGGCCCGGACGCCCGTCCCCACTTCATCGCCGCGGCCAACGTGATCGCCCACGACGACGGCGACATCGCTCGGGCGCAGCGTCAGGCCGCAGAAGACTCCTGGATCCGGAACATGCTGGGCCGGAACCGCACCCTCAGCGACGATGACGTGGTCATGCTGCGTGACCACCCGGCCGGGCAGCAGGTTCTGGGCATGCTCAGCCGTACTGTGGCAGGCACCGCGGAGGAGGTCATCGACTGGCTGGACACCTTCGCCGAGGAGGCCTCCGCCGATGAGCTGATGCTGGTCAACCTCGCTCCCCAAGAGGACGTGCAGCACCGCAGTCTCGAGCTGCTCGCTCCTCAGGCCTCGGCGTAG